CCGGCATTCCTAACGTGACACGATTTTCTAATTGTATCTTCTTTAAAACCAATGTAAATTGGCATTATGCTAAGATGTCCAAGAATAGAATTTACCATGTGCTCACCTACCTGGCACCCAAAAAGTGGCCAGGAAATGTGCGCGAACTGATCAATCTCATCCGCCGATTGATCCTCTTTTCCCAGGGACAACAGATCAGCATGCCTGTAGGTTCCCAGATCACCGGAAATAATCCATGACCCAAGCCAACAAATCTCTCATTCTGGCAGAAAAACCCTCTGTTGCCCGAGAAATCGCCAAGGCCCTCGGCGTCCGGGGAAATTCGGGCCAAGGGGCCATGGAAGGCCCGAACCATGTGATCACCTGGGCCGTGGGGCATTTGGTGAATATTGCCGAACCCTGCGATCAAAATCCCACCTGGGGCAAAAGCTGGACCATGAACCAACTGCCGATGATCCCCGGCAGGTTCACCCTGACCGTGCTGGAACAGACCCGGGACCAATTTGCCATTGTCAGCGCTCTTATGAACAGGGACGACGTCACGGAAATAATCAACGCCACTGATGCCGGACGTGAGGGAGAACTAATTTTTAGGCGCATCTATCTTATGGCCGGATGTATCAAACCTCTTAAGAGACTCTGGGCAAATGATATGACCGAGGCTGGTCTCAAAAAGGCTCTGGCATCTCTTGTTCCCGGCGAAGAAAAACGCAATCTCGGACTGGCCTCCTTTGCTCGGGCCGAGGCTGATTGGCTGGTGGGTATGAACTTTTCAAGGCTATTCACTGTCAAAACGGGGGGGCTGATCACGGTGGGCAGAGTACAGAGCCCGGTCTTGAAGCTGCTTGTAGACCGCTGGGCAGCCATCGAAAATTTCACCCCTCAGGACTACTGGACCATAGAAGGCACCTTTACTCACGAGGTCTACGAATTCAAAGGCACCTGGTTCGCTCCGCCAAAATGCAAAGAAAACAAGGTATGGGAAGCCCCTTTGGCTGAGGAACTGGCTGCCCGCTGTACGGGCAAAAACGGGATTGTGGATTCCGTAACCAGTACCAAGGGACGTCAGCGGCCGCCCCTACCCTTTGATCTGACTACCCTGCAACGCGAGGCCAATATACGCTTCGGCCTTTCCGCCAAACAAACCCTTCAGATTGCTCAGGAACTTTACGAAACCCAAAAGGCCATCACCTACCCCAGGACCGATTCCAAATATCTGACAACCGAAGTATATAAGGAAATTCTTAACCACCTGCGGGCCGTGTATCTCCATTTTCCGGACATCACCGTACAGGCCTCCGAATGCATCAAGACAGCCAAAAAAAACTTTCCCTGCGTGAACGACAAAAAGGTTTCGGATCATCACGCCATTATCCCCACGAGCAAACGTGTCGCTAAAGAACAACTCAGCCTCGACCAATGGAAGATATATGAAATGGTCTGCCGTCGCACCGTCGCCGCATTTTTACAAGACTGCACATTTCTGACGTCAACCATCTGGGTCCTGGTGGACACTGACCCATTCAAGTCCACGGGAAAAATTTTCAAAGACAGGGGCTGGCTCGTTGCCGAACCCTGGCGAACTGCGAAGGACAATCCCTTGCCGGACATAAAAAAAGATGCTCAGGTATTAGCTAAGAAAGTCATAGCCGCCAAGCACACCACCAAACCGCCGTCCCACTTTACCGACGCATCATTGCTCGGGGCCATGGAAACCGCCGGAAAACTAGTCGAAAACGAAGAGCTGCAAGAAGCCCTCAAAGAACACGGGTTAGGAACTCCCGCCACCCGGGCACAGATCATTGAGGCCCTGATCTCCCGAAACTATGTGGCCAAACAAGGCAAAAAACTCATAGCTACAGAAACGGGCCGCCATGTGGTGGAGGTA
Above is a window of uncultured Desulfobacter sp. DNA encoding:
- a CDS encoding DNA topoisomerase 3, whose protein sequence is MTQANKSLILAEKPSVAREIAKALGVRGNSGQGAMEGPNHVITWAVGHLVNIAEPCDQNPTWGKSWTMNQLPMIPGRFTLTVLEQTRDQFAIVSALMNRDDVTEIINATDAGREGELIFRRIYLMAGCIKPLKRLWANDMTEAGLKKALASLVPGEEKRNLGLASFARAEADWLVGMNFSRLFTVKTGGLITVGRVQSPVLKLLVDRWAAIENFTPQDYWTIEGTFTHEVYEFKGTWFAPPKCKENKVWEAPLAEELAARCTGKNGIVDSVTSTKGRQRPPLPFDLTTLQREANIRFGLSAKQTLQIAQELYETQKAITYPRTDSKYLTTEVYKEILNHLRAVYLHFPDITVQASECIKTAKKNFPCVNDKKVSDHHAIIPTSKRVAKEQLSLDQWKIYEMVCRRTVAAFLQDCTFLTSTIWVLVDTDPFKSTGKIFKDRGWLVAEPWRTAKDNPLPDIKKDAQVLAKKVIAAKHTTKPPSHFTDASLLGAMETAGKLVENEELQEALKEHGLGTPATRAQIIEALISRNYVAKQGKKLIATETGRHVVEVVEASFPDLVSPELTGAWEQRLKEMEQGKTSYPEFMGQIKKMVQRGVENLRSKKFAQTPATLPPDKTSLGKCPKCGGDVVENPKAYGCVNWREANGGCKFTIWKTMFGGKITKTQVKQLLTKGVTANKLKLSTKDGNTYEARLRLHAGVVKI